A stretch of the Clostridiales bacterium genome encodes the following:
- a CDS encoding carbohydrate ABC transporter permease — MAYRGRHINPQRFERGQIKILLILLPLALFMALPIVFIVNHAFKPMEELFAFPPTFFVRNPTLDNFTKLIKFSRSAGIPLTRYLFNSLIVTVLTVGLSLLLTTGAAFAFSKIKFRGRNLMLQINQIAIMFVATAVLIPRYMVISRLGMIDTVLAHVLPLVAMPVALFLVKQFVDQVPDSLIEAAHLDGATDIQVYWHIILPVIKPAVATAMVLVFQQVWTNLETSNYFTNDESMKTLTFYMNTLVNASNGVAGQGVAAAASLIMFIPNLILFIICQNAVMNTMATSGIK, encoded by the coding sequence ATGGCATACCGGGGACGGCATATCAACCCGCAGCGGTTTGAGCGCGGACAGATCAAGATCCTGCTGATTCTTCTTCCGCTTGCCCTGTTCATGGCGCTGCCCATTGTATTTATCGTCAACCACGCGTTCAAGCCGATGGAGGAGCTGTTCGCTTTTCCGCCGACATTCTTTGTCCGCAATCCCACGCTGGACAACTTTACCAAGCTGATCAAGTTCTCCCGGAGCGCCGGGATCCCGCTGACGCGGTACCTGTTCAACTCGCTGATCGTGACGGTGCTGACGGTGGGGCTGAGCCTGCTGCTGACCACCGGCGCGGCATTCGCGTTTTCGAAGATCAAATTCCGCGGGCGGAACCTGATGCTGCAGATCAACCAGATCGCCATCATGTTCGTGGCAACGGCCGTCCTGATCCCCCGGTACATGGTGATCAGCCGGCTGGGGATGATCGACACGGTGCTGGCGCATGTGCTGCCGCTGGTGGCCATGCCGGTGGCCCTGTTCCTGGTGAAACAGTTTGTGGACCAGGTACCGGACAGCCTGATTGAAGCGGCCCACCTGGACGGGGCAACGGATATCCAGGTGTACTGGCATATCATCCTGCCGGTGATCAAGCCGGCGGTGGCCACGGCGATGGTGCTGGTGTTCCAGCAGGTATGGACGAACCTGGAAACCTCCAATTACTTCACCAATGACGAGAGCATGAAGACGCTGACGTTCTACATGAACACGCTGGTGAACGCCTCGAACGGCGTGGCCGGCCAGGGCGTCGCGGCAGCAGCGTCGCTGATCATGTTCATTCCGAACCTGAT
- a CDS encoding sugar ABC transporter permease, whose protein sequence is MAELTSRRKAVGRRERNNLSGLLFAAPYALIFLVFILIPVILAVVLSFTNFNAIEWPRWVGFLNYITLLTSDEVFMQFVLPNTVLYAVVVGIGGYILSFLLAWMLCNLTRGVRTVLALIIYSPSLTAGVAMTVLWKVIFSGDQTGLLNSWLMSLGIIDEPIIWLVNTNYLLPIVIIIGLWSSMGIGFLAMIAGIANSDESLYEAGAIDGISNRFQEMIYITIPQMKPQMLFAAVMAVVNAFQNGTVSALLTGNPSPGYAAQLIVNHIEDYGFLRYEMGYAATVSVVLLLIVQIFSKAANRLLTDKD, encoded by the coding sequence ATGGCAGAGCTGACCAGCAGGCGGAAAGCCGTAGGACGGAGGGAGCGCAACAACCTGAGCGGGCTCCTGTTTGCCGCGCCCTACGCGCTGATTTTCCTGGTTTTCATTCTGATCCCGGTCATCCTGGCCGTGGTGCTTTCCTTTACGAACTTCAACGCGATCGAATGGCCGCGGTGGGTCGGATTCCTGAACTACATTACCCTGCTGACCAGCGACGAGGTGTTCATGCAGTTCGTGCTGCCGAACACCGTGCTGTACGCGGTGGTGGTCGGTATCGGCGGATACATCCTGAGCTTCCTGCTGGCGTGGATGCTGTGCAACCTGACCCGCGGGGTGCGGACGGTGCTGGCACTGATTATCTACTCCCCGTCGCTGACGGCCGGCGTTGCAATGACCGTGCTGTGGAAGGTGATTTTCTCCGGCGACCAGACCGGACTGCTGAACAGCTGGCTGATGAGCCTGGGGATTATTGACGAGCCCATCATCTGGCTGGTGAACACGAATTACCTGCTGCCGATCGTTATCATCATCGGGCTCTGGTCCTCGATGGGCATCGGCTTCCTGGCCATGATTGCCGGTATCGCGAACTCCGACGAGTCCCTGTATGAGGCAGGGGCGATTGACGGCATCAGCAACCGGTTCCAGGAAATGATCTACATCACGATTCCCCAGATGAAGCCGCAGATGCTGTTCGCAGCGGTCATGGCCGTAGTGAACGCTTTCCAGAACGGAACGGTTTCCGCCCTGCTGACGGGCAACCCGTCCCCCGGATACGCGGCGCAGCTGATTGTGAACCACATTGAGGATTACGGCTTCCTGCGGTATGAGATGGGATATGCCGCAACAGTGTCCGTTGTCCTGCTGCTGATTGTGCAGATATTCTCCAAGGCGGCCAACCGGCTGCTGACCGACAAAGACTGA